Proteins from one Cryptosporangium minutisporangium genomic window:
- a CDS encoding class I SAM-dependent methyltransferase has product MGEHYFSSEPTAASAPRRVRLALRDVQVGLATDSGVFSPTAVDAGTLVLLETVPPPPSTGDLLDLGCGYGPITITLARRAPDATVWGVDVNERARELARTNAASAGCAGVRIEAPDDVPDTVRFATIWSNPPIKVGKGVLHGMLRQWLPRLTADGVAYLVVQRHLGADSLHRWLDTEGFPTERLASRKGYRILTVRAKEAS; this is encoded by the coding sequence GTGGGGGAGCATTACTTTTCGTCCGAACCGACCGCCGCGAGCGCGCCGCGCCGCGTGCGGCTGGCTCTGCGGGACGTACAGGTCGGCCTGGCCACCGACAGCGGCGTCTTCTCCCCCACCGCCGTCGACGCCGGCACGCTCGTCCTGCTGGAGACCGTGCCGCCTCCGCCGTCCACCGGCGACCTGCTCGATCTCGGCTGCGGCTACGGGCCGATCACGATCACGCTGGCCCGGCGCGCCCCAGACGCCACGGTCTGGGGGGTCGACGTCAACGAGCGCGCCCGCGAGCTGGCCAGGACCAACGCCGCGAGCGCCGGCTGCGCGGGCGTCCGCATCGAAGCGCCGGACGACGTTCCGGACACGGTGCGCTTCGCCACCATCTGGTCGAACCCGCCGATCAAAGTGGGCAAGGGCGTGCTGCACGGCATGCTCCGGCAGTGGCTGCCGCGCCTCACCGCGGACGGCGTGGCGTACCTCGTCGTCCAACGGCATCTCGGCGCGGACTCGCTGCACCGCTGGCTGGACACCGAGGGATTCCCGACCGAGCGGCTAGCCTCTCGCAAGGGATATCGAATCCTGACCGTTCGAGCGAAAGAAGCCTCGTGA
- a CDS encoding Rieske 2Fe-2S domain-containing protein, producing MTGLGHASALIETAHGSVLCDPWVNPAYFGSWFPFPDNSELDWDEIGKVDYLYVSHLHRDHYDPENLKRISKSATVLLPEYPTDELHDALRDLGFTKIFRTTNGVVHDLDGLKVMIQALISPTDGPIGDSSLWLDDGTTKLLNQNDARPTELSAFAELGHVDIHMLQYSGAIWYPMVYELTDHAKQVFGEQKRARQFDRTIRYIDDLKATWVVPIAGPPCFLDEQLWQFNDLGTDPGNIFPDQQVFLDHMAEKGYDNGRLLLPGSVCDFAADGAPVAHPYDPATVFGENKEPYLRAYAARKKDVLEAEKASWAHPEIDLLPALKEWIEPLMRQADKMAEGINGPVRLTAVDAERGDVDMVLDFVAREFRAWDGERARYRFSAPRELLEHLVAIHEIDWVNSLFLSCRFSAARVGPYNEFVYAFFKCLGEERLNYAEGWYAEQSTDDEDTELDGWVVQRRCPHLKADLQRFGKVEDGVLTCQMHGWKWRLKDGSCLTSVGHPLRSSPAGETAAAQA from the coding sequence GTGACGGGCCTGGGCCACGCGAGTGCCCTGATCGAGACCGCTCACGGCAGTGTGCTCTGCGATCCGTGGGTTAACCCGGCGTACTTCGGGTCGTGGTTCCCGTTCCCGGACAACTCCGAGCTCGACTGGGACGAGATCGGCAAGGTCGACTACCTCTACGTGTCGCACCTGCACCGCGACCACTACGACCCGGAGAACCTGAAGCGGATCTCCAAGTCGGCCACCGTGCTGCTGCCGGAGTACCCCACCGACGAGCTCCACGACGCCCTGCGCGACCTGGGCTTCACGAAGATCTTCCGGACGACCAACGGTGTGGTCCACGACCTCGACGGTCTGAAGGTGATGATCCAGGCGCTGATCTCGCCGACCGACGGGCCGATCGGTGACTCGTCGCTCTGGCTCGACGACGGCACGACGAAGCTGCTGAACCAGAACGACGCCCGACCCACCGAGCTGTCGGCGTTCGCCGAGCTCGGCCACGTCGACATCCACATGCTGCAGTACTCCGGGGCAATCTGGTACCCGATGGTGTACGAGCTCACCGACCACGCCAAGCAGGTCTTCGGCGAACAGAAGCGGGCGCGTCAGTTCGACCGGACGATCCGGTACATCGACGACCTCAAGGCCACCTGGGTCGTGCCGATCGCGGGGCCGCCGTGCTTCCTCGACGAGCAGCTCTGGCAGTTCAACGACCTCGGCACCGATCCCGGCAACATCTTCCCCGACCAGCAGGTCTTCCTCGACCACATGGCGGAGAAGGGCTACGACAACGGGCGGCTGCTGCTGCCCGGGTCGGTCTGCGACTTCGCCGCCGACGGCGCTCCGGTCGCTCACCCGTACGACCCGGCGACGGTGTTCGGCGAGAACAAGGAGCCGTACCTGCGGGCCTACGCGGCACGCAAGAAGGACGTGCTCGAGGCCGAGAAGGCGAGCTGGGCGCACCCGGAGATCGACCTGCTGCCCGCGCTCAAGGAGTGGATCGAGCCGCTGATGCGGCAGGCCGACAAGATGGCCGAGGGCATCAACGGCCCGGTGCGGCTCACCGCGGTCGACGCCGAGCGCGGCGACGTCGACATGGTGCTCGACTTCGTGGCGCGGGAGTTCCGGGCGTGGGACGGGGAGCGGGCGCGGTACCGCTTCTCGGCTCCGCGGGAACTGCTGGAGCACCTGGTCGCGATCCACGAGATCGACTGGGTGAACAGCCTGTTCCTCTCGTGCCGGTTCTCGGCGGCACGGGTCGGCCCGTACAACGAGTTCGTCTACGCGTTCTTCAAGTGCCTCGGTGAGGAGCGCCTCAACTACGCCGAGGGCTGGTACGCCGAGCAGAGCACCGACGACGAGGACACCGAGCTCGACGGCTGGGTGGTGCAGCGGCGGTGCCCGCACCTGAAGGCCGACCTGCAGCGGTTCGGGAAAGTGGAGGACGGCGTCCTCACCTGCCAGATGCACGGGTGGAAGTGGCGTTTGAAGGACGGCTCGTGTCTCACGTCGGTCGGGCATCCCCTGCGGAGCAGCCCGGCGGGAGAGACCGCGGCGGCGCAGGCCTGA
- a CDS encoding TrmH family RNA methyltransferase — MTRPIHQLRGTELKRLHRTWRRRSDSRLALLLDDVGNPYNVGSITRSAAAFGVDHLYLSGSSVSPRAPKAAKTALGTDRYLQWSEHATITEAITAARADGYRVVGIELADPAAPLADLKLAADVCLVLGHEERGISATGLAECDAIGYVPLIGRVGSLNVATAAAIACYEVRRQGWAESGADDQDGADQDGADQDEADQDEGDDLG; from the coding sequence GTGACCCGCCCCATCCACCAGCTCCGCGGTACCGAGCTCAAGCGGCTGCACCGCACCTGGCGCCGCCGCAGCGACAGCCGGCTCGCGCTGCTGCTGGACGACGTCGGCAACCCGTACAACGTCGGCTCGATCACCCGGTCGGCGGCGGCGTTCGGCGTCGATCACCTCTATCTGTCCGGTTCGTCGGTGTCGCCGCGGGCGCCGAAGGCGGCCAAGACCGCGCTCGGCACCGACCGGTACCTGCAGTGGTCCGAACACGCCACGATCACCGAGGCGATCACCGCTGCCCGTGCGGACGGCTACCGGGTCGTGGGGATCGAGCTCGCCGATCCAGCTGCACCGCTGGCCGACCTGAAGCTGGCCGCAGACGTCTGCCTGGTGCTCGGGCACGAGGAGCGTGGCATCTCGGCGACCGGCCTGGCCGAGTGCGACGCCATCGGCTACGTGCCGCTGATCGGACGGGTGGGCTCGCTCAACGTCGCGACCGCGGCGGCGATCGCCTGCTACGAGGTGCGGCGGCAAGGCTGGGCCGAGAGCGGCGCCGACGACCAGGACGGGGCCGACCAGGACGGGGCCGACCAGGACGAGGCCGACCAGGACGAGGGCGACGACCTCGGATGA
- a CDS encoding glycoside hydrolase family 9 protein gives MTVTAVRVNQLGYPAGWPLRATVATDASAPLGWHLRNATGATVVAGETTVHGFDRAAGETVHTVTVPTVAGEGEGWTLVVDGVESPAFAVGAPAAGRYGGLAHDAARFLYLQRSGTPIDDPEYGRPAGHVDVAPNRGDAAVACHRPDCPRRRWLFGCRGHDLRGGWYDAGDHGKYAVTTALTVWLLQHIEERTRGGDPALLDEARWGLEFLLAAQLPTGDPQAGMVFHAVHDVRWTGLPLRPEQDPEPRTVRAPSTAATYGLAAVAAQAARVWEVHDPVFAARCTTAADRAWNAATGQPTVYATPADVTEGGGPYDDTDVRDERYWAAAELAALTGAEEYRYAMLHSGLDPIAALREGFDWRSMLPPAQLTLALGTGWVAASAATAARAALATAAETLLATIDAEGHGTPYAPPDGRYCWGSNSRVLAHALTLGAAADHTGDRRYFAGELACLDYLLGRNATGVSQVIGYGARPASRPHHRFFARAVDTAYPPPPPGVVVGGPNSGLDDPVAAAALSGAAPQRCWIDDVGSYATNEVTIGWNAALAAVAGHVAARLAPARSLRPGAAAA, from the coding sequence ATGACGGTCACGGCGGTGCGGGTCAACCAGCTGGGCTACCCGGCCGGGTGGCCACTGCGCGCCACCGTGGCGACCGACGCGTCCGCGCCGCTGGGCTGGCACCTCCGGAACGCCACCGGGGCGACCGTCGTCGCCGGTGAGACCACGGTCCACGGGTTCGACCGGGCCGCAGGCGAAACCGTGCACACGGTCACCGTGCCGACCGTCGCCGGCGAGGGTGAGGGGTGGACGCTCGTCGTCGACGGCGTCGAGAGCCCGGCGTTCGCGGTCGGTGCCCCCGCCGCCGGACGGTACGGCGGCCTCGCCCACGACGCCGCCCGTTTCCTCTACCTGCAGCGCAGCGGTACGCCGATCGACGATCCCGAGTACGGACGTCCGGCCGGGCACGTGGACGTCGCGCCGAACCGGGGTGATGCCGCGGTGGCGTGCCACCGGCCGGACTGTCCGCGTCGCCGGTGGCTGTTCGGCTGCCGTGGGCACGATCTGCGCGGCGGCTGGTACGACGCCGGCGACCACGGCAAGTACGCGGTGACCACCGCGCTCACGGTCTGGCTGCTGCAGCACATCGAGGAGCGCACAAGGGGCGGCGACCCGGCTCTGCTGGACGAGGCCCGCTGGGGGCTGGAGTTCCTGCTCGCCGCACAGCTGCCGACCGGGGATCCGCAGGCCGGAATGGTGTTCCACGCCGTGCACGACGTCCGGTGGACCGGGCTGCCGCTGCGCCCCGAGCAGGATCCCGAGCCCCGGACCGTCCGGGCGCCGAGCACCGCGGCGACGTACGGGCTCGCGGCGGTCGCGGCGCAGGCCGCCCGGGTCTGGGAAGTCCACGATCCGGTCTTCGCGGCCCGCTGCACGACCGCCGCCGACCGGGCGTGGAACGCTGCGACCGGCCAACCCACCGTGTACGCGACGCCCGCCGACGTCACCGAGGGCGGCGGCCCGTACGACGACACCGACGTCCGCGACGAGCGGTACTGGGCCGCCGCCGAGTTGGCGGCGCTCACCGGCGCGGAGGAGTACCGGTACGCGATGCTGCACTCCGGGCTGGACCCGATCGCGGCGCTGCGCGAGGGGTTCGACTGGCGCTCGATGCTGCCGCCGGCCCAGCTGACGCTCGCGCTGGGCACCGGGTGGGTCGCCGCGTCGGCGGCCACCGCGGCGAGGGCTGCGCTGGCGACCGCCGCCGAGACGCTGCTGGCGACGATCGACGCCGAGGGCCACGGGACGCCGTACGCACCGCCGGACGGCCGCTACTGCTGGGGGTCGAACTCCCGGGTGCTCGCGCACGCGTTGACGCTCGGTGCGGCCGCCGACCACACCGGCGACCGGCGGTACTTCGCTGGCGAGCTGGCGTGCCTGGACTACCTGCTCGGCCGGAACGCGACCGGGGTGAGCCAGGTGATCGGGTACGGCGCGCGGCCCGCGTCCCGGCCGCACCACCGCTTCTTCGCGCGGGCGGTCGACACCGCGTACCCGCCGCCACCGCCCGGCGTCGTCGTCGGCGGCCCGAACAGCGGGCTCGACGATCCGGTGGCCGCCGCCGCGCTCAGCGGTGCGGCTCCGCAGCGGTGCTGGATC